A genomic window from Nicotiana sylvestris chromosome 11, ASM39365v2, whole genome shotgun sequence includes:
- the LOC104215771 gene encoding LOB domain-containing protein 1-like: protein MEYSSDTKATVISTSPSSSRSVSPPSSSSSSPNSPPPPPMVVVSPCAACKILRRRCAEKCVLAPYFPPNNPIKFTTAHRVFGASNIIKFLQELPESQRADAVSSMVYEANARLRDPVYGCAGAICQLQKQVNELQAQLAKAQAEVVNMQCQQANLMALICMDMDQSSPQASPQQQSNLESFTNNIPHSFQNNMSFLDDNNNFGSVWEPLMWT from the exons atggAGTACTCCAGTGATACAAAGGCGACAGTCATAAGTACTTCACCATCATCTTCTCGCTCCGTTTCGCCGCcgtcgtcgtcttcttcttctcctaaCTCTCCACCACCACCGCCGATGGTGGTGGTCAGCCCTTGCGCCGCCTGTAAAATATTACGGCGGAGATGTGCAGAGAAATGTGTGTTGGCACCTTATTTTCCTCCCAATAATCCTATCAAGTTCACTACTGCTCATCGTGTCTTTGGTGCTAGTAACATTATCAAGTTCTTGCAG GAATTGCCTGAATCTCAAAGAGCAGATGCTGTAAGCAGCATGGTGTATGAAGCTAATGCTAGACTGAGAGATCCAGTCTATGGTTGTGCAGGAGCAATTTGTCAACTTCAAAAGCAAGTGAATGAGCTACAAGCACAATTAGCAAAGGCACAAGCTGAGGTTGTCAACATGCAATGTCAACAAGCTAATCTCATGGCCCTAATTTGCATGGATATGGATCAATCTTCTCCACAAGCATCACCACAACAACAATCTAATTTGGAAAGTTTCACTAATAATATCCCACATAGCTTTCAGAACAACATGAGTTTCCTAGATGATAACAATAACTTTGGATCAGTGTGGGAGCCCCTCATGTGGACATGA
- the LOC138881734 gene encoding uncharacterized protein → MVTLAMPGLPWLEWRGTLDYVPSGVISFLKAQRIVEKGCDAYLAYARDVSVDTPTVESVLVVRDYPDVFLADLPGMPPDRDINFGIDLLTGTQPIFIPPNRMTATELKELKEQLQEFLDKGFIWPSVPPWGAPVYLLRRRMLQGSKVFSKIDLHSGYYQLKIQELDIPKTAFRTREHQYDDPHLLILKDTVQHGDANEFTIGEDGVLWMQGKLCVPNVLLRVSPMKGVMRFEKKGKLSRRYIRPFEILERVGEVAYKLALPPSLSAVNIVLYVSMLQKYHGDLSHVSDFSLVHLDNDLSYVEELVDILDRHVRKLRSKNITSMKVHWRCHPVKEVTWETEHDMCTRYP, encoded by the exons atggtgacattggctatgccaggaTTACCATggttagagtggagaggtaccttagattatgttcctagcggggttatttcatttcttaaggcTCAACGgatagttgagaaggggtgtgatgcatatTTGGCATATGCGAGGGATGTTAGTGTTGACACTCCTACCGTCGAGTCAGTTCTAGTAGTGAGGGATTATCCAGATGTATTCCTGGcagatcttccgggcatgccgcccgatagagatatcaactttggtattgatttgttaacgggcactcagcccatttttatcccACCCAATCGTATGACCGcaacagagttgaaagagttaaaggaacaattgcaagagtttcttgataagggatttatttggcctagtgtgccaccttggggtgctccagttTATTTGTTACGAAGAAGGATG cttcagggttccaaagtgttctctaagatcgacttgcaTTCAGGCTattatcagttgaagattcaggagctagatatcccaaagactgccttcaggacacG agagcatcagtatgatgacccccatttgcttatccttaaggacacggttcaaCACGGCGATGCCAATGAGTTCACTATTGGAGAGGATGGTGTATTATGGATGCAGGGCAagctatgtgtgcccaat GTCTTGCTCcgagtttcgcccatgaagggtgttatgaggttcgaaaagaagggcaagttgagccgtaggtatatcagaccttttgagatccttgagagggttggagaggtggcttacaaacttgcacTACCACCTAGTCTCTCTGCAGTTAATATAGTGCTCTATGTTTCCATGCTGCAGAAGTATCATGGTGATCTGTCTCATGTGTCAGACTTTAGCTTAGTTCACTTGGATaatgatctatcttatgttgaggaactGGTGGACATTTTGGACAGGCacgttcggaagttgaggtcgaagaacatCACTTCAATGAAGGTTCACTGGAGGTGTCATCCAGTCAAGGAGGtcacttgggagaccgagcatgatatgtgCACCCGTTATCCTTag